Proteins found in one Carassius auratus strain Wakin chromosome 42, ASM336829v1, whole genome shotgun sequence genomic segment:
- the LOC113060772 gene encoding RNA transcription, translation and transport factor protein, with translation MFRRKLTALEYHNPTGFDCKDETEFRNVIVWLEDQKIRHYKIEERGNLRNIPSSDWPKHFEKYLQDVNCPFSVQERQETVDWLLGLAIRFEYGDNVEKYKNCKPATEASDAQKSVDPLINLDSNNPDFKAGVLALANLLKIQRHEDYLIMLKAIRILIQERLTPDAIAKASQAKEGLPVALDKHILGFDTGDASLNEAARILRLLHIEELRELQTKINEAIVAVQAIIADPKTDHRLGKVGR, from the exons ATGTTTCGTAGAAAGCTTACAGCCTTAGAGTATCACAACCCAACCGGATTTGACTGTAAAG ATGAAACTGAATTCAGAAATGTCATAGTTTGGCTGGAAGATCAAAAAATCAGACACTACAAAATCGAGGAGCGGGGAAATCTCAGGAATATTCCAAGCTCGGACTGGCCTAAacattttgaaaag TACCTTCAAGATGTGAACTGTCCATTCAGTGTTCAGGAAAGACAGGAGACCGTCGACTGGCTGCTGGGTCTTGCGATCCGTTTTGAATACGGGGACAAtg tgGAGAAATATAAAAACTGCAAACCTGCAACAGAGGCCAGTGATGCTCAAAAGTCTGTGGACCCATTAATTAATCTGGACA GCAACAATCCAGATTTTAAGGCTGGTGTATTGGCTCTTGCTAATCTACTCAAAATCCAGCGGCATGAAGACTATTTGATAATGCTTAAA GCCATTAGGATCCTGATACAGGAACGTCTGACTCCTGATGCTATTGCAAAGGCCAGTCAAGCAAAAGAG GGTTTACCAGTGGCTCTTGACAAGCATATTTTAGGATTTGATACCGGAG ATGCGTCTTTGAACGAAGCTGCCAGGATTCTTCGCCTGCTTCACATCGAGGAGCTCAGAGAGCTGCAAACCAAAATCAACGAGGCCATCGTGGCAGTTCAGGCCATCATCGCCGACCCCAAGACAGATCACCGCCTCGGAAAGGTGGGCAGATAA